Proteins from a genomic interval of Mycobacterium conspicuum:
- a CDS encoding PD-(D/E)XK nuclease family protein, with the protein MNDLCERCYWVKLHLNHHLPFQLFPSILSSIDSYTKDIVQSWFEAHGVPPGWLSPLGSVVGYRKPPHWSHFQTVDTEYGIHLTGEADAIFEYADGSHLIADYKTARFNDAENTKLMPRYHVQLNAYARIAADRGPMPISRLALIFMEPATKGHAVNLCGNCREDGFVMGFQARVKEIPIDDDPLERAMAKTREIFELSDAPNSAPGCKDCILVLDLAENLWPGINDVDLADKLQRMLADPQLRKPRHRTKVPNQKASNP; encoded by the coding sequence ATGAACGACCTCTGCGAACGCTGCTATTGGGTCAAGCTGCATCTCAACCACCACTTGCCGTTTCAGCTTTTTCCAAGCATCTTGAGTTCGATTGACTCCTACACAAAGGACATCGTTCAGTCATGGTTTGAAGCCCACGGTGTGCCGCCCGGCTGGCTCTCACCGTTAGGAAGTGTCGTCGGATACCGGAAGCCTCCACACTGGTCGCATTTCCAGACCGTCGATACCGAGTACGGCATCCACCTGACAGGCGAAGCGGACGCGATCTTTGAATACGCCGACGGTTCACACCTGATCGCCGACTATAAGACCGCGCGGTTCAACGACGCCGAGAACACCAAGCTGATGCCGCGTTACCACGTGCAACTCAACGCTTATGCCCGGATCGCCGCTGACCGCGGCCCGATGCCGATATCCCGTTTAGCGCTCATCTTCATGGAGCCTGCAACGAAGGGCCACGCCGTCAACTTGTGCGGAAATTGCCGCGAAGACGGTTTCGTCATGGGTTTTCAAGCACGCGTAAAAGAGATTCCGATCGACGACGATCCATTGGAGCGCGCGATGGCTAAGACAAGGGAGATCTTCGAACTCTCCGATGCACCCAACAGCGCTCCCGGATGCAAAGACTGCATTCTTGTTCTCGACTTGGCCGAGAACCTTTGGCCTGGAATCAATGACGTCGACCTGGCGGACAAGCTGCAACGCATGCTAGCGGACCCACAGCTAAGAAAGCCGCGACACCGGACCAAGGTTCCCAACCAAAAGGCCAGCAATCCGTGA
- the lipQ gene encoding esterase LipQ, which yields MVMNVTSRCSRAGAEALRQGVALAADAKDTVRAGTLLLRASPFALGWVAGWLSTEFPPHVVTGHALSRSSRPSIGRVGTTWAAQRADQTLTAALEESLGPDFRERVCHPTPAQRTCAPRGGLLPRLGPHNRYAGQTSDISYGPGGRDHLLDIWRRHDLAPGSRAPVLIQVPGGAWAVGDQRVQGYTLMSHMAELGWICVSINYSKSPRCAFPRHVIDVKRAIAWVRENIADYGGDPDFIAITGGSAGGHLASLAALTPNDPAFQPGFESADTSVQAVAPYYGVYDFTDFDNMHELMLPFLEHFVMKARYAEEPERFKAASPISHVHSAAPPFFVLHGEKDELVPSGQARAFTAALRQAGAASVAYAELANAHHAFDITPTVRSRLAAGAVADFLGVVYGRRASSVRGTSPLSASSAS from the coding sequence ATGGTCATGAACGTGACTTCGCGGTGCTCGCGGGCTGGTGCCGAAGCGCTGCGACAGGGAGTTGCGCTGGCGGCGGACGCCAAGGATACGGTTCGGGCTGGCACTTTGCTGCTGCGCGCTTCGCCGTTCGCCCTGGGCTGGGTCGCGGGCTGGCTTTCCACCGAGTTTCCCCCGCACGTGGTGACCGGGCATGCGTTGTCTCGGTCATCGCGGCCGTCGATCGGTCGCGTCGGCACTACGTGGGCCGCGCAGCGGGCGGATCAAACCCTCACCGCCGCGCTCGAGGAGTCCCTCGGGCCAGACTTCCGCGAACGGGTGTGTCATCCGACCCCCGCCCAACGCACGTGTGCGCCTCGCGGCGGCCTGCTTCCCAGGCTCGGGCCCCACAACCGGTACGCCGGACAGACCTCAGACATCTCCTACGGCCCGGGCGGGCGCGACCATCTGCTCGACATCTGGCGGCGCCATGACCTGGCGCCCGGATCGCGGGCGCCGGTGCTGATCCAGGTCCCCGGCGGGGCGTGGGCCGTCGGCGACCAGCGGGTACAGGGCTACACGCTGATGAGCCACATGGCCGAACTCGGCTGGATTTGCGTGTCGATCAACTACAGCAAGAGCCCGCGCTGCGCGTTTCCCCGGCACGTCATCGACGTCAAGCGGGCGATCGCGTGGGTCCGCGAGAACATCGCCGACTACGGTGGCGACCCCGATTTCATCGCCATCACGGGCGGCTCGGCGGGCGGCCATCTGGCGTCGCTGGCGGCGCTGACGCCCAACGACCCCGCGTTTCAGCCGGGCTTCGAGAGCGCGGACACCAGCGTGCAGGCGGTGGCACCGTACTACGGCGTGTACGACTTCACCGACTTCGACAACATGCACGAGCTGATGCTGCCGTTCCTCGAGCATTTCGTGATGAAGGCCCGCTACGCCGAAGAGCCCGAACGGTTCAAGGCGGCGTCGCCGATCTCCCATGTGCACAGCGCGGCCCCGCCCTTCTTTGTGCTGCACGGCGAGAAGGATGAGTTGGTGCCCAGCGGCCAGGCCCGGGCCTTCACCGCGGCGCTGCGGCAGGCCGGAGCCGCCTCGGTGGCCTATGCAGAACTCGCCAATGCGCATCACGCTTTCGACATCACCCCGACGGTCCGGTCACGGCTGGCCGCCGGCGCCGTCGCCGACTTCCTGGGCGTCGTCTACGGGCGGCGCGCGAGCTCGGTACGGGGCACGTCGCCGCTGTCGGCGAGCTCAGCCAGCTAA
- a CDS encoding WS/DGAT/MGAT family O-acyltransferase: MSESVDRVGLPDELGAVDYLLHRGEANPRTRSGIMALELLDTTPDWDRFRNRFENASRRVLRLRQKVVVPTLPTAAPRWVVDADFNLDFHVRRVRVSSAGTLREVFDLAELILQSPLDISRPLWTATLVEGLADGRAATLLHVSHAVTDGVGGVEMFAEIYDLERDPPARPTPPLPIPQDLSPNDLMRQGINRLPMAVIGGALGAVSGVVSAAGRAVLEPASTVSGLVGYALSGMRVLNRAAEPSPLLRRRSLASRTEAIDIPLSDLHKAAKAGGGSINDAYLAGLCGALRRYHDALGVPVSTLPMAVPVSLRADADTAGGNRFTGVNLAAPLGTSDPVARMKKIRAQMTQRRDEPAMNIIGSIAPVLSVLPTAVLEGLTGSVVGSDVQASNVPVYPGDTYIAGAKVLRQYGIGPLPGVAMMVVLISRGGWCTITVRYDRASVRKEALFARCLLEGFDEILALAGDPAPRAVPASFAEPADSAPRSVSGS; the protein is encoded by the coding sequence GTGTCTGAGTCCGTCGATCGTGTTGGACTGCCTGACGAACTGGGTGCGGTCGACTATCTGTTACACCGCGGCGAGGCGAATCCCCGGACCCGTTCGGGAATCATGGCACTCGAACTTCTCGACACCACGCCGGACTGGGACCGGTTCCGGAACCGCTTCGAGAACGCCTCCCGGCGGGTATTGCGGCTGCGGCAGAAGGTCGTCGTGCCGACGCTGCCGACGGCCGCGCCGCGCTGGGTGGTCGACGCCGACTTCAACCTGGACTTCCACGTGCGCCGGGTGCGGGTCTCAAGCGCCGGCACGCTGCGCGAGGTGTTCGATCTCGCCGAACTGATCCTGCAATCACCGCTGGACATTTCGCGGCCGCTGTGGACGGCCACGCTGGTCGAGGGGCTGGCCGACGGCAGGGCCGCGACGCTGCTGCACGTCAGTCATGCGGTAACCGACGGCGTCGGCGGAGTCGAGATGTTCGCCGAAATCTATGACCTCGAGCGCGATCCGCCAGCGCGGCCGACGCCGCCCCTGCCCATCCCGCAGGACCTGTCGCCCAACGACCTGATGCGCCAAGGCATCAACCGCCTGCCCATGGCCGTGATCGGCGGCGCGTTGGGCGCGGTCTCCGGCGTGGTGTCGGCGGCCGGGCGGGCCGTACTGGAACCCGCGTCGACGGTTTCGGGGCTGGTGGGCTACGCGCTCTCGGGCATGCGGGTGCTCAATCGGGCCGCCGAGCCGTCGCCGCTGCTGCGCCGCCGCAGCCTGGCCTCGCGCACCGAGGCGATCGACATCCCGCTCTCCGACCTGCACAAGGCGGCCAAAGCGGGCGGCGGATCGATCAACGACGCCTATCTCGCGGGCCTGTGTGGCGCCCTGCGTCGCTACCACGACGCGCTCGGCGTGCCGGTCAGCACCCTGCCGATGGCGGTTCCGGTGAGCCTGCGGGCCGACGCCGATACGGCCGGCGGCAACCGCTTCACCGGCGTCAACCTGGCGGCACCGCTGGGTACCAGCGATCCGGTCGCGCGGATGAAGAAGATCCGTGCGCAGATGACCCAGCGTCGCGACGAGCCGGCGATGAACATCATCGGCTCCATCGCCCCGGTGCTCAGCGTCTTGCCCACGGCCGTACTGGAGGGACTCACCGGGTCGGTGGTCGGCTCGGACGTGCAGGCAAGCAACGTCCCGGTCTACCCGGGTGACACGTACATCGCCGGCGCAAAAGTATTGCGGCAGTACGGCATTGGGCCGCTGCCGGGCGTGGCGATGATGGTGGTGCTGATTTCCCGCGGTGGCTGGTGCACCATCACCGTGCGCTACGACAGGGCATCGGTGCGCAAAGAGGCGTTGTTCGCCCGGTGCCTGCTGGAAGGATTCGACGAGATCCTCGCGCTGGCCGGTGATCCGGCGCCGCGGGCGGTGCCCGCCTCGTTCGCCGAACCGGCCGACTCGGCGCCTCGATCGGTGTCCGGCTCATGA
- a CDS encoding S1 RNA-binding domain-containing protein: MLAEQAEELEASSKYALRAMLNGIDTVEDLQLFLGLDDGDTARVVAALLVAEFIDYRPPPEGGTRRLSLLPTGQEAARNAHIRRPRSTAIQVVYDRLTDTVTDWRKNSLRRAMQAKSDPGRILLPPSSSRPVGLEDLSIDAVSSALDARGDSVRILGVSGVTENRNYYHDAILLVFKDIDSNTLRLGVEIDGVWSEPHAAALEAIGAVERLGISAAPVEDPHEPVSDPGQRLSRDEVIALQTAMTGTSQAEDTDVLNRSAIRWLGVYEHPIRLDDALSNSKRRLLIISPWITRSVVDAQWVSRVEALARNVDVTIFWGFGNNEKTDPTAIAELHAAAQRSHRLAIVKVDDTHAKVLVGDDFYIKTSFNWLSFRGDPSRKYRQEEGDLVQDQVLADGAYDRYMTDNLGHAVEVIGTLPAPYRALVGPDVATGAAAPPPAQKKATRPAAKAPAKSASRDRGPRKQAARPESRKKAALRNLAIGQTMSGSVKNVTDFGAFVDLGDCDGLIHKTRMGRRRNDHPSEVFTVGEEVSVMVVSVDVERERVSLALNTF; encoded by the coding sequence GTGCTGGCCGAGCAGGCCGAGGAGCTCGAGGCGTCATCGAAGTACGCGCTGCGCGCCATGCTCAACGGCATCGACACCGTCGAAGACCTTCAACTCTTCCTTGGCCTCGATGACGGCGACACTGCGCGGGTCGTCGCCGCGCTGCTGGTCGCTGAATTCATCGACTACCGGCCCCCGCCCGAAGGCGGAACCCGCCGTCTTTCACTGCTCCCCACCGGACAGGAAGCCGCCCGCAACGCCCACATCCGCCGACCCCGATCGACAGCGATCCAGGTGGTCTACGACCGGCTCACCGACACCGTCACCGACTGGCGGAAGAACTCGCTTCGCCGCGCGATGCAAGCCAAGTCAGATCCCGGACGCATCCTGCTGCCGCCGTCGAGCAGCAGGCCGGTGGGCCTAGAAGACCTCAGCATCGATGCGGTGTCATCGGCACTGGACGCGCGCGGCGACAGCGTGCGCATCCTGGGTGTCAGCGGTGTCACCGAAAACCGCAACTACTACCACGATGCAATCCTGCTGGTGTTCAAGGACATTGACTCCAACACGCTGCGGCTCGGCGTAGAGATCGACGGGGTGTGGAGCGAGCCGCACGCGGCAGCACTCGAAGCGATCGGCGCCGTCGAACGCCTCGGCATTTCAGCTGCCCCGGTCGAAGACCCTCACGAACCGGTCAGCGATCCAGGCCAGCGGCTGTCCCGAGACGAAGTGATCGCGTTGCAGACCGCGATGACCGGCACCAGCCAGGCCGAGGACACCGATGTGCTCAACCGCTCGGCGATCCGCTGGCTCGGTGTCTACGAGCACCCGATACGGCTGGATGACGCACTGTCCAATTCCAAGCGCCGCTTGCTGATCATCAGCCCATGGATCACCCGATCAGTCGTCGACGCGCAATGGGTCTCCCGTGTCGAGGCGCTCGCACGCAATGTCGACGTCACCATCTTCTGGGGCTTCGGCAACAACGAGAAGACCGACCCCACCGCCATCGCAGAGCTGCACGCCGCAGCGCAGCGATCGCACCGGCTAGCGATCGTAAAAGTGGACGACACGCACGCGAAAGTCCTTGTGGGCGACGACTTCTACATAAAGACATCATTCAACTGGCTGTCGTTTCGCGGCGACCCGTCCCGCAAATACCGGCAAGAAGAGGGCGACCTCGTCCAGGACCAGGTGCTCGCCGACGGCGCCTACGACCGGTACATGACCGACAATCTCGGCCACGCTGTCGAGGTGATCGGTACCCTGCCCGCGCCGTACCGCGCCCTCGTCGGCCCGGATGTCGCCACCGGCGCGGCCGCGCCGCCGCCAGCGCAGAAGAAGGCTACCCGGCCCGCGGCCAAAGCGCCAGCGAAATCCGCCAGCCGCGACCGCGGACCGCGTAAACAAGCCGCGCGGCCCGAGTCGCGTAAAAAAGCTGCGCTACGCAACCTCGCTATAGGACAAACGATGTCGGGGTCGGTCAAGAACGTCACCGACTTCGGTGCATTCGTCGACCTCGGCGACTGCGACGGCCTGATCCACAAGACACGCATGGGCAGACGGCGCAACGACCACCCCTCCGAAGTCTTCACCGTCGGCGAGGAGGTCTCAGTCATGGTCGTCTCAGTCGACGTTGAGCGTGAACGCGTCTCTCTGGCACTCAACACCTTCTAA
- a CDS encoding PE family protein encodes MFLLTEPQMFASVTADAARIGSSLGAANAAATTPTTSLVAAASDEVSVAIASLFSGHGQHFQALSSQAAAFHAEFVQALTSAQSAYAAAEATNASPLAAVVAGAQNLAVFSPVTAATGRPIIGHGTNGAAGTGQAGGNGGWLLGSGGNGGSGAPGQNGGNGGSAGLFGRGGNGGAGGAGTAGNNGVTGNDGNGTNGTAGGTAGNGGSGGSGGSILGRGGSGGVGGAGGAGGNGGNGADGAAGTNATINSGNAGGNGGAGGNGGNGAAGGDGGNGGAGGTSAFGSAGVDGAGGHGGNGGNAGDGGNGGNGGSGAGGGSGATAGAGGNGARGGDHGIAGEGGNGGVGGGGTHAADGTAGSTATSGGGGGAGGNGGNGVQLASGAGQAGGVGGDGGNSGSSGNAGAGGDGGTGGPGGSDVRVGADGGAGGNGGDAEGHGNGGNGGNGGSGGSGLSTDTGGDGGAGGNGGTGSGDGEKGGIGGVGGDGGAADGTSRSSGGNGGNGGSGGNGVNGADASHGGHGGQGGRAGFDGTAGNGGNGGDGGTSDGGTAGQGGAGGAGYAGRDAFGGGGGGGAGGGAGDGGVGGDGGAGGKGGSGFVSTGGAGGTGGDANGGVGGFGGAGGNGGTGQQSAGGTGGTGGAGGSGDLNNGGAGGAGGNGGTGALSVGGDGGAGGNANGGVGGNGGAGGNGNNTPGAGGSGGDGGNGGDGNGGTGGAGGAGGLGGAGGPHGIGGNGGTGGNGGNGAAGKTGGAGGDGGAGGDGTIGGNPNTDGGYGGVGGNGGNGGQIGAQGNGRGGDGGDGGDGDNLQHGGTGGNGGPGSTNGLPGAAGNPGKDNG; translated from the coding sequence ATGTTTCTGCTGACAGAACCACAAATGTTCGCGTCGGTGACAGCAGATGCCGCGCGGATCGGTTCGTCATTGGGCGCCGCCAACGCGGCCGCAACCACCCCAACCACCTCACTGGTTGCCGCCGCCAGCGACGAAGTGTCGGTGGCGATCGCGTCGCTGTTTTCCGGCCACGGCCAGCACTTTCAGGCGCTCAGCTCTCAGGCGGCGGCGTTTCATGCCGAGTTTGTGCAGGCTTTGACCAGCGCGCAGAGCGCCTACGCGGCAGCCGAGGCGACGAATGCCTCGCCGCTGGCGGCGGTCGTGGCCGGCGCCCAGAACCTAGCTGTGTTTTCACCCGTCACCGCCGCGACCGGGCGTCCGATTATCGGCCACGGCACCAACGGAGCGGCCGGAACTGGACAGGCTGGTGGCAACGGCGGCTGGCTGCTCGGCAGCGGCGGCAACGGCGGCTCGGGTGCGCCCGGGCAAAACGGCGGTAACGGTGGTTCGGCAGGTTTGTTCGGCCGTGGCGGTAACGGCGGAGCTGGCGGTGCCGGCACGGCCGGGAACAACGGCGTCACAGGCAACGACGGGAATGGCACCAACGGCACAGCAGGCGGAACCGCGGGCAACGGCGGCTCTGGCGGCTCGGGCGGTTCAATACTCGGCAGAGGCGGCAGCGGCGGGGTCGGGGGTGCGGGCGGGGCCGGCGGCAATGGCGGCAACGGAGCTGACGGCGCCGCGGGCACCAACGCCACCATCAACAGCGGTAATGCTGGCGGCAACGGCGGTGCGGGCGGCAACGGCGGCAACGGCGCCGCAGGCGGCGACGGCGGAAACGGCGGTGCAGGCGGTACCTCTGCCTTCGGCAGCGCAGGCGTAGACGGTGCCGGCGGTCACGGGGGCAACGGCGGCAACGCTGGTGACGGCGGAAACGGCGGAAACGGCGGAAGCGGCGCCGGCGGCGGCAGCGGCGCTACGGCGGGCGCCGGCGGTAATGGTGCTCGCGGAGGGGACCACGGTATCGCTGGGGAAGGTGGCAACGGCGGAGTCGGCGGCGGGGGCACCCACGCCGCGGACGGCACTGCCGGTTCTACTGCCACAAGTGGTGGCGGCGGAGGAGCAGGCGGCAACGGCGGCAACGGCGTTCAGCTCGCCAGCGGGGCGGGCCAGGCTGGCGGGGTCGGCGGCGACGGAGGCAACAGCGGGTCGAGTGGCAACGCCGGCGCAGGCGGCGACGGAGGCACGGGGGGCCCTGGCGGTAGCGACGTCCGCGTCGGCGCTGACGGCGGCGCCGGCGGCAACGGCGGTGACGCAGAGGGCCACGGCAACGGCGGCAACGGCGGGAACGGCGGCAGCGGCGGCTCGGGCCTCTCCACTGATACCGGTGGCGATGGCGGAGCAGGGGGCAACGGCGGCACCGGGAGCGGAGACGGCGAGAAAGGCGGCATTGGTGGTGTCGGCGGCGACGGCGGTGCCGCCGATGGCACCAGCCGTAGCTCCGGCGGCAACGGCGGTAACGGCGGCAGCGGCGGTAACGGTGTCAACGGCGCCGACGCGAGTCACGGCGGGCATGGCGGTCAAGGCGGCCGAGCAGGCTTCGACGGAACCGCAGGCAACGGCGGCAACGGCGGGGACGGCGGCACCAGTGACGGTGGCACCGCGGGCCAAGGGGGCGCTGGCGGGGCTGGCTACGCCGGCCGCGACGCCTTCGGCGGTGGTGGCGGCGGCGGCGCGGGAGGCGGCGCCGGAGACGGTGGCGTCGGCGGCGACGGCGGAGCAGGCGGCAAGGGCGGCAGTGGGTTCGTCAGCACAGGCGGCGCCGGTGGAACCGGCGGAGATGCGAACGGCGGCGTCGGCGGCTTCGGTGGGGCCGGCGGCAACGGTGGAACCGGTCAACAAAGCGCCGGCGGCACGGGCGGCACGGGCGGTGCCGGCGGGTCAGGTGACCTCAACAACGGCGGCGCCGGCGGAGCCGGCGGCAACGGCGGTACGGGCGCACTAAGCGTTGGGGGCGACGGCGGCGCAGGCGGAAACGCCAACGGCGGCGTCGGCGGCAACGGCGGCGCTGGCGGCAACGGCAACAACACGCCCGGCGCTGGCGGCAGCGGCGGTGACGGCGGCAACGGCGGCGACGGCAACGGCGGCACTGGCGGCGCCGGCGGCGCCGGCGGCCTCGGAGGAGCAGGCGGCCCCCACGGCATCGGCGGTAACGGCGGAACAGGAGGCAACGGCGGTAACGGCGCCGCCGGAAAAACCGGCGGAGCTGGCGGGGACGGCGGGGCCGGCGGCGACGGCACGATCGGCGGCAACCCGAACACCGACGGCGGCTACGGCGGCGTCGGGGGCAACGGGGGCAACGGGGGCCAAATCGGAGCCCAAGGCAACGGTCGAGGCGGCGACGGCGGAGACGGAGGCGACGGCGACAACCTCCAGCACGGTGGCACCGGCGGCAACGGCGGTCCAGGCAGTACCAACGGTTTGCCCGGTGCAGCCGGCAACCCCGGCAAAGACAACGGCTAA
- a CDS encoding helix-turn-helix transcriptional regulator produces the protein MEEIDEDKWLSRQELADRYGLPVKTPAEWATKGTGPRFAKIGRHVRYRLSDVIDWERTRFNENERPSA, from the coding sequence ATGGAGGAAATTGACGAGGACAAGTGGCTCAGTCGCCAGGAACTCGCAGACCGTTACGGGCTACCGGTCAAGACCCCGGCCGAATGGGCGACGAAAGGCACGGGGCCACGTTTCGCCAAGATCGGCCGACACGTGCGCTACCGACTGAGCGACGTAATTGATTGGGAAAGAACGCGATTCAATGAGAACGAGCGTCCCTCAGCATAA
- a CDS encoding site-specific integrase, protein MAGRPALRIGQHGKVKRIYVGGGVWLARCRYRDTDGVTRIVQRVGPVDEFDKHGKLAEDALIEAIAERRPPSGPDAIGLETRILALIDQHITRLAEDGRSVRTLDTYRYDATKLAKFIAGVRVGEATPARIDAALRSMRNTHGPTMARRARTLLRGALQLAVLNNVLGTNPVRDVQSIRSKAAPKGASALTAEQVRELLAKMRASEECQRRDLVDPVTVLIATGLRRSELLALRWSDFDADAGTIAVTGKVVRQSGTGLTRVDETKTAAGRRTIPLPSFAVTALNDRRRRPYVGQQQTIFASSSGTLRDPENFNTAWRAVRDELGMADVTSHSFRKTVATLIDDACLSARVGADHLGHAKVSMTQDRYMSRGRVHTQVAELLDRAVTDINDE, encoded by the coding sequence ATAGCCGGCAGGCCCGCGCTTCGAATTGGGCAGCACGGCAAGGTAAAACGCATCTATGTCGGCGGGGGAGTGTGGCTGGCGCGGTGTCGCTACCGCGACACCGACGGCGTGACGCGGATCGTCCAAAGGGTCGGCCCTGTCGATGAATTCGACAAACACGGAAAGCTCGCCGAGGACGCCCTAATCGAGGCCATCGCCGAACGGCGCCCGCCGAGCGGCCCGGACGCGATTGGGCTCGAGACGCGAATCTTGGCCTTGATCGATCAGCACATCACGCGCCTCGCCGAGGACGGTCGGTCGGTGCGGACTCTCGACACCTACCGATACGACGCCACCAAGCTGGCCAAGTTCATCGCCGGCGTGCGCGTTGGGGAGGCAACCCCAGCACGCATCGACGCCGCCCTCAGATCGATGCGCAACACCCACGGCCCCACGATGGCGCGCCGCGCACGCACCCTGCTACGTGGCGCCCTTCAGCTTGCGGTGTTGAACAACGTCCTCGGCACCAACCCGGTGCGCGATGTGCAGTCGATCAGATCCAAGGCGGCTCCCAAAGGTGCCTCAGCGCTCACGGCCGAACAAGTTCGGGAATTGCTCGCCAAGATGCGAGCATCCGAAGAATGCCAACGGCGCGACTTGGTCGACCCGGTCACGGTCCTGATCGCGACCGGACTGCGGCGCTCGGAACTCCTGGCGTTGCGGTGGAGCGACTTCGACGCCGACGCGGGCACCATCGCGGTCACCGGCAAGGTGGTACGCCAAAGCGGGACCGGCCTGACGCGCGTCGACGAGACCAAGACCGCCGCCGGACGCCGCACCATTCCGCTGCCGTCGTTCGCCGTCACAGCTCTCAACGACCGGCGCCGGCGCCCGTACGTTGGCCAACAGCAAACAATTTTCGCGTCCAGCAGCGGAACGCTCCGTGACCCGGAAAACTTCAACACCGCCTGGCGCGCCGTCCGCGACGAACTCGGAATGGCCGACGTGACCTCGCACAGCTTTCGCAAGACCGTGGCAACGCTCATCGACGATGCCTGCCTGTCGGCGCGGGTCGGCGCCGACCACCTCGGGCACGCCAAGGTGTCGATGACCCAGGACCGCTACATGTCCCGCGGACGGGTCCACACTCAGGTCGCCGAGCTCCTGGACCGCGCTGTGACGGACATAAACGATGAATAA
- a CDS encoding DUF2511 domain-containing protein — MAPTTTRPAAPTTTTTQPISTTPAAPRGYVSQATWTDGPWPLTVPDGTLRCEPPGRVTITNGGVTYWINGSAKAAHKYADLHDVWRDNPDIPGTKIDIGPLLDRGRALC; from the coding sequence GTGGCGCCGACCACCACGAGGCCAGCAGCGCCGACGACGACCACTACGCAACCCATTTCGACCACCCCGGCCGCACCGCGCGGCTACGTGTCGCAGGCCACTTGGACAGACGGCCCGTGGCCGCTGACCGTCCCCGACGGCACCCTGCGGTGCGAGCCGCCGGGCCGCGTCACGATCACCAACGGTGGAGTCACCTACTGGATCAACGGCAGCGCCAAAGCAGCGCACAAATACGCGGACCTACACGACGTTTGGCGCGACAACCCGGATATCCCCGGCACGAAAATCGACATCGGGCCGCTACTCGACCGCGGCCGCGCGCTCTGCTAG